A genomic stretch from Camelus ferus isolate YT-003-E chromosome 17, BCGSAC_Cfer_1.0, whole genome shotgun sequence includes:
- the EPM2AIP1 gene encoding EPM2A-interacting protein 1 yields MWMTPKRSKMEVDESRGFRSEWTQRYLVVEPPEGEGALCLVCRRVVVAASEPDVRQHYEAEHGYYERYVSEGEREALVERLRRGDLPEAAPLTPEERAARAGLVVARLLALKGRGWGEGDFVYRCMEVMLRDVLPDHVSVLNGVDLSPEITRQRVLDIHENLRSQLFNRAKDFKAFSLALDDQAFVAYENYLLVFVRGVGHDLVVQEELLTIINLTHYFSVGALMAAILEALQTAGLSLQRMVGLTTTHTLRMIGENSGLVSYMREKAVSPNCWNVIHYSGFLHLELLSSYDLDVNQVINAVSEWIVLIKTRGVRRPEFQALLTESESEHGERVNGRCLNNWLRRGKTLKLIFSLRKKIKTFLVSIGATTIHFTDKQWLCDFGFLVDIMDHLRELSVLLRVSKVFAAAAFDHICTFEVKLNLLQRHIEENNLTHFAALREVTDELKEHLKEDEKIFEPGRYQVVICRLQKEFERHFKDLKFIKKDLELFANPFSFKTEYAPISVKVELTKLQANTNLWNEYRTKDLGQFYAGLSAESYPIIKGVACKVASLFDSSEICEKAFSYLTRNQHTLSQPLTDEQLHALFRIATTEIEPRWDDLVRGRNEPNP; encoded by the coding sequence ATGTGGATGACGCCCAAGAGGAGCAAAATGGAAGTCGACGAGTCTCGAGGGTTCCGGTCCGAGTGGACCCAGCGATACCTGGTGGTGGAGCCTCCGGAGGGCGAAGGCGCCCTGTGCCTGGTCTGTCGCCGCGTCGTCGTCGCTGCCAGCGAACCCGACGTCAGGCAGCACTACGAGGCCGAGCACGGCTACTACGAGCGGTATGTGTCGGAGGGCGAGCGCGAAGCCCTGGTGGAGCGTCTGCGTCGGGGCGACTTGCCCGAGGCCGCCCCGCTCACTCCCGAGGAGAGAGCTGCTCGTGCAGGCCTCGTGGTCGCCCGCCTCTTGGCCTTGAAGGGTCGCGGCTGGGGTGAGGGAGACTTTGTGTACCGGTGCATGGAGGTGATGCTGAGAGACGTACTGCCCGATCACGTAAGCGTTCTGAATGGCGTTGATTTATCCCCGGAGATCACGCGGCAAAGGGTCCTGGACATTCACGAGAATCTACGCAGTCAGCTTTTTAACCGGGCTAAGGACTTTAAAGCCTTTTCCCTTGCCTTGGACGACCAGGCTTTTGTGGCCTATGAGAACTACCTCCTGGTCTTTGTCCGCGGCGTGGGCCACGATTTGGTGGTGCAGGAAGAGCTTCTGACCATAATCAACCTGACTCATTATTTCAGTGTTGGTGCCCTCATGGCGGCAATCCTTGAGGCCCTGCAGACGGCAGGGCTTAGCTTGCAGCGGATGGTTGGACTGACCACGACTCACACTCTGAGGATGATTGGTGAGAACTCAGGACTGGTGTCATACATGAGAGAAAAGGCTGTGAGCCCCAACTGTTGGAATGTTATCCATTATTCAGGATTTCTTCACTTGGAACTGTTGAGCTCCTACGATTTGGATGTTAATCAGGTCATAAATGCCGTATCTGAATGGATAGTTTTGATTAAGACCAGAGGCGTTAGGCGACCGGAATTTCAGGCTTTACTAACCGAGTCTGAATCAGAGCACGGTGAAAGGGTTAATGGACGCTGCCTGAACAATTGGCTTAGAAGAGGGAAAACTTTAAAACTaatattttccttaagaaaaaagataaaaacattctTGGTTTCAATAGGGGCGACCACGATccacttcacagacaagcagTGGCTTTGTGATTTTGGCTTCTTGGTGGATATTATGGACCACCTTCGAGAACTCAGTGTACTGTTGAGAGTTAGTAAGGtctttgctgctgctgcctttGACCATATTTGTACCTTTGAAGTTAAGCTGAATTTACTTCAGAGACATATTGAGGAAAACAATCTAACACACTTTGCCGCCTTGAGAGAAGTTACTGATGAGCTTAAAGAGCATcttaaagaagatgaaaaaatatttgaacctGGTAGGTATCAGGTGGTGATCTGTCGCCTCCAAAAAGAGTTTGAGAGACATTTCAAAGACCTCAAGTTCATTAAAAAGGACTTAGAGCTTTTTGCAAATCCATTTAGCTTTAAAACTGAGTATGCACCTATTTCAGTAAAGGTGGAGCTAACGAAACTTCAGGCGAATACTAACCTTTGGAACGAATACAGAACCAAAGACTTGGGGCAGTTCTATGCTGGATTGTCTGCTGAATCTTACCCAATTATCAAAGGGGTTGCCTGTAAGGTGGCATCCTTGTTTGATAGTAGCGAAATCTGTGAAAAGGCTTTTTCGTATTTAACCCGAAACCAGCACACTTTGAGCCAGCCGTTGACAGACGAACAACTTCACGCCCTGTTTAGAATTGCCACCACTGAAATAGAACCGCGTTGGGATGATCTtgtgagaggaagaaatgaacCAAATCCATGA